The Collibacillus ludicampi region AGCCGCACCTGTCATACTTCCGATGCTTGATAAGAGTTTGCAAGAAACGGCGATGAACGTTTTGACGAAGAAAGGGATAAAAATCCGTACAGGAGAAAAGATTACGCGCGTTGGTGAACATGTCGTGGAACTTGCGAGCGGGGAAACCATCGAAGCGAAAACGATTATCTGGACGGGAGGAGTACGGGCGAATCCTTTGCTTGCGGAAGCCGGTTTTGAGACAGATCCGAGAGGACGGGCAAAGGTTAACGAATATCTACAATCAGTTGATTATGAGAACGTATTTGTTTTAGGGGATTCCTCCTGTTTCATCGGCCCAGATGGAAAACCCTTGCCTCCCACCGGTCAATTGGCTTCACAAATGGGGGAGCATTGTGCCAAAAATCTCAATGCTCTTTTGCGTCATCAAGAGCTGAGACCTTTCGAATTTCATTATATGGGTACATTGGCTTCTCTCGGTTCAGAAGTGGGGGTAGGGAACATCAAAGGATTTAAGACGAGCGGGGTGCCTGCCGGTTTTCTCAAGGAAATGACCAAAGTGAAATATCTCTATAATCTTGGCGGACTGCGAATGGTAGCTAAGAAGAGAGGTCAGTTTATGCACAGATAGTCTAAACATAGGGAGTCCGCTGCCGTGAGAAAAGCCTTGTCCGTCAAGGCTTTTCATTTTTGGCGCGGCTGGCAGCTTACAAATTGTGTGATAGACTGTAAGTAATACTTGCTTGGGGGGAAATACCCTTTTTGTTATTGAGCGATACGAAATGATCCAAAATAAGGATATGCTTGATCATGGATGAACGAATATCTGCTTCCATTGAAGTATTTTTTGAAGAGAAGATCTTTACAAGGAGAGAGTCGGGTGCTGAAACATTATCGGGAATTGATGAGCAGCATTCAAAATGGGGATATTCTTCCCTTGTATTTGTTTTACGGGAGCGAACAGGTTTTGATGCAAGAGGTTGTCGAAGAATTGATCAAGCGGTTGGTGCCAGCCGATTCTTTCAATTGCTTACGCTTCCACTGTGATGAAACGCCTATTCAGGCAGTTGTACAGGAAGCGGATTCGATGCCCTTTATGGCTGAAAGGCGCCTGATCATCGTAGAGAATGCGTTTCTTTTTACAGGGACGAAAGGAACACGTGTTGAGCATGATTTAACCTCATTGGAAAAGTATTTGGAACAACCTGCCCCCTTTTCGACCGTCGTTTTTCTTGTCTATGCGGATAAACTGGATGAGCGTAAAAAAATTACAAAGTTAGCGATGAAACGGGCGAAAGTAGTAAGCTTCCACACGCTGAAAGAACATGAATGCCGCGATTGGATCGAAAAACAGGTGAAAAAACGGAGAGGTCGTATCACACCAGACGCGATCAATCGCTTGATTCTCTATGTAGGAACAAATTTGCAACTCCTGCAGACAGAAATCGATAAACTCTGTCTTTACACGGATGAATCGGAAGTGATCGATGAAGATGTGGTCGATCTACTCGCTGCGCGCACCATCGAACAAGATATTTTCGTTTTTATCGACGAAGTCGTACGTGGACGTATGGAACGGGCTATACGCCTTTTCTATGATTTGCTCAAGCAGAAGGAAGCACCTGTGAAACTGCTTTTCATGATTACGCGCCAAGTTCGCATGATGCTTCAGGTGAAGCTGTATTCGCAGCGGGGCTTTGCCGTCCAACATATTGCCGGAATGATCGGTGCTCATCCGTTTGTCTGCAAAAGAGCCTACGAACAGGCGAGAAGCTATTCGCTTCAACAGCTTGAATCAATGCTTTGCGAGTTGGCGGAAATGGATTACAAAATCAAGTCCGGTCAAATCGGAGATACGGAAGGGGTCGAAACGTTTTTGCTGCGCCTTCCTCAATTTCTTGGTAGTCCCCCATGCCACATGGGCGGCGCCATCAGAGGGTGAAAAATTTCTTGTACAGGATGAGAGATTTAAAGCTGCCAAATACAACGGAGTGGCTTTTGGGTGGGTGTTATCACTTTGCGGCGCAGAGGTGAGTTGAAGGTCGTTCCGCAACCTCTGTTAAGAATCCGGGCGGAACGACCTTCATCGAACCCAAGCGCAAAGCGATACACCCACCCAAGCACTTGTTTCCAAGAAAGCGATTATGTCATTTGGGTACAATAAGTGTGGGAGGTGTTTCAATGGCGAGAAGACGCAATCGCATTCTCGTTCCCGAGGCTCGACAAGTGCTGGATCGTCTCAAATGCGAGTTGGTGCGTGAAGAACAGGGGTTAACGAATACAGTCACCTGTTCGACCAATCCCAATGACATCAAATATGAAGTAGCGGAGCAATTAGGCGTTCCCCTTCTGCAAGGGGATAACGGTGATTTGACGACGCGTCAAGCAGGAAAAGTAGGCGGACAACTTGGCGGCTCCATGGTACGTAAATTGGTTGAGATCGCCCAGCAGAAGTTAGCTGAAGAAAACGGAAAAGAACCTATATAGAGTAGACAAGACGAGAATGCGACGAGACAAATAAATGAAGAGTCATTTAGGGTGATTCTCCCGTAAAAAGTATCATGAGGTGGGAACTAGAGATACAATAGAAAAACGACCTTTGACAGGTCGTTTTCTTTGTCATTATGCACTCGCGTTTAACTGATTGAATTTACGCATCAAACGCGACTTTTTGCGAGCAGCTTTGTTTTTATGAATAATCCCTTTGGTTACCGCTTTATCGAGTGAGCGTGTAGCCTGGCGAAGAAGAACTTGTGCGTTCTCCTTGTCGTTATTTGCAAGCGCTGCCTCAAACTTTTTAATCGCTGTACGGAGGGCGGATTTCGCCGCAGCGTTACGAAGAGTACGAGCGCGGGAAATTTTCACACGCTTAATGGCAGATTTAATATTCGGCATCCTTTTCACCTCCTTAAAAAAACCTTTTACGATCCATCAAGAGGACATTGGCTATTTTATCACGTGAAAACTGGAAAAGCAACTCATCGATTTGTATAGTGACGATTGTTTTTAAATATCCTAAAGGCTAAGAGTGTAGCTACCAGAAAGGGGATCCTTCCGTATGGATTGGAACAGTTACTCGATTCGCACAGACCTTGCACTGGAAGCCCATCAGTTAGCCGGAGTCGAACAAGGGGGTACCGAAATCCCGGGAGTTGATGTGGAGCAGACAGACGAGAGTGGGATCCATATCTCGCGAATGCATATCAAAGATATGAACGGATCGCGGATCATGAACAAAATGATGGGCCACTATTTGACATTTGATGTACCGGAGCTTCGTTATAAAGATCCCGAGTTGCAACACAAGGTAGCGGAAGTATTCGCTCGGGAATTAAAAGGATTTTTGCGACTGAGAGAAAAAGATTCGGTACTTGTCGTGGGCCTCGGAAACTGGAATGTAACTCCCGACGCACTGGGGCCGCTCGTTGTTGAAAAGCTAT contains the following coding sequences:
- the holA gene encoding DNA polymerase III subunit delta, producing the protein MLKHYRELMSSIQNGDILPLYLFYGSEQVLMQEVVEELIKRLVPADSFNCLRFHCDETPIQAVVQEADSMPFMAERRLIIVENAFLFTGTKGTRVEHDLTSLEKYLEQPAPFSTVVFLVYADKLDERKKITKLAMKRAKVVSFHTLKEHECRDWIEKQVKKRRGRITPDAINRLILYVGTNLQLLQTEIDKLCLYTDESEVIDEDVVDLLAARTIEQDIFVFIDEVVRGRMERAIRLFYDLLKQKEAPVKLLFMITRQVRMMLQVKLYSQRGFAVQHIAGMIGAHPFVCKRAYEQARSYSLQQLESMLCELAEMDYKIKSGQIGDTEGVETFLLRLPQFLGSPPCHMGGAIRG
- the rpsT gene encoding 30S ribosomal protein S20 encodes the protein MPNIKSAIKRVKISRARTLRNAAAKSALRTAIKKFEAALANNDKENAQVLLRQATRSLDKAVTKGIIHKNKAARKKSRLMRKFNQLNASA
- a CDS encoding NAD(P)/FAD-dependent oxidoreductase, which encodes MTKIVVLGAGYAGIACGVRLQKLDIPFTLINKHRYHYFTTLLHELAGGRNDAEEYYVDLEDVLNEDQATIIQDVVTALRPQENKIITEKSEYEYDYLVFALGNAPEFFGIPGLKEHALLLRSLDTAKEIREHVEEQFLLYNQDQDSTRLRIIVGGAGLTGIELVGELAEWLPQLTAAYRVPSHQVEVINIEAAPVILPMLDKSLQETAMNVLTKKGIKIRTGEKITRVGEHVVELASGETIEAKTIIWTGGVRANPLLAEAGFETDPRGRAKVNEYLQSVDYENVFVLGDSSCFIGPDGKPLPPTGQLASQMGEHCAKNLNALLRHQELRPFEFHYMGTLASLGSEVGVGNIKGFKTSGVPAGFLKEMTKVKYLYNLGGLRMVAKKRGQFMHR
- a CDS encoding alpha/beta-type small acid-soluble spore protein — translated: MARRRNRILVPEARQVLDRLKCELVREEQGLTNTVTCSTNPNDIKYEVAEQLGVPLLQGDNGDLTTRQAGKVGGQLGGSMVRKLVEIAQQKLAEENGKEPI